A stretch of DNA from Tigriopus californicus strain San Diego chromosome 8, Tcal_SD_v2.1, whole genome shotgun sequence:
ATTTCCGTAGTAACCGCTTCTGAGTTATATGGGATTGAATGGCTCTATTTTTTGATTTTCGCTCCAAAGTTGGCCCGTTACATCTTAATTCAACTGCCCAGACAAGCAAGACCATTTTATCCATCTCAAAATTGCTCAAATAGTGAATGTCATTACTGGAAACCCAtaaaattttggaaaaatattttggagcTATTGAAAGTACATGTACTTAAACAGCCAAtgaagatttaaaaaaatatatagtATATAGGCATTTGAGTGGAGATAAAATTGGACTATTTTGAAGTATAAATTTATGAAATAAGAACCATTGAATCCCGTTTAACATGGTATGAGCGGGGGTAGATGTATATACATAGGAAGCACTTGAATACAGCTCAGGGTATGATCTATACAAGCGTGGTCTTAATTTGCTTGGAATCAGGTTTCTAGAACATGAACCACTTGAATGTAAGGACGCGTATAATAGGGCCTCTAGCCCACATTTTGGGAGTGAGTGAACATATcgcatttctctcaaatcAGACTCGCCCCAAGGCATTACAATTatgtgtttcaaaattcagctcAACCATAggactgggtcaaaagttctcaaagtgcagtacattaAAAGggtacagaatgaatgactttgcCCTCTTGTAGTAATCAACCACCTGAAGAGGGCTAGCGCATTCATTCTGTGAAAGGTTATGTAATAAGTTTCGAGAGGGCATAATTTTTGGTCCGGTTGTTTGATTGAGGTGAAAATCGAAATATGTAGTTGCAGCGCCCTGAGACGAATGTcatatgaaaaagaaagagcatcGTGTTTACTTGCTTCCAAAATGCCACTTATCGGCCCAAGCACCAAGCATCCCCATCCATATTCTAGTGGTTCTTGTCTAGAACTATGGGTCTcaataggttttttttttcttcaaaagttactGCGTGTAATATTTTGATCTAAGCTGTAAATCCATAAAGCAATacaatcaaagttgttctttCTGACTCTGTACGTAGGCTCGAAAAATGCAAAGATGTATTAGGGTATTTTGTAAAATCTGAACAAGGTAATCACTAACAACACATAAACTGATAATTCCTTCTAATTGACTCCAAGATTGTCTCCATTGTCTAAATTTGGACCCTCCCTGATTGGAATATTTTGAAGTATTTCGTCGTATTTCGATTTGTGCTCCCATTTGGGATTCATTGGTTCATGCTACTTACCTGATGAATCAGATCTTTGCCGTAATGTCCGTATCGCTTGGAATACAAATACCGATCGGCGACTGGTTTCTCGGGGTCGATTGGGTAGTGCTTGCGCGAGCGAGTGAATTTGGTCCCAAAAATTGTTCCCAAGTTGAAACCCTCAATGGCAGAAACAATCAAAGTCAGAAGCAATATCACCtgtaaaaccaagaacacGGCTGATGGGaagaactctttttgaacattattAGCCTTTGATCTAAAATTGAAACACATGCTGATGTCAATCCGTGTGTTATCTAGGAGCAAAGACGTAAATTTGATCTTTCATTCCTGTCCAAAGACAAATTGTCCCCACGTCTATCTTGTTCATTTGTTCATTCAGACCCTTGATTAAGTGTTCTTTCTCATGTGATAAAACGAACAGAACAATCAAAGTTTCACCTAGTCAACCGAAAAACTAAAAATATTAGGTCTATTTTTTATCGTGCATTCAAGCTGAGTGATTATTCACTTTTGAAACTTCTGAATGTGTTAGTATTGCTTTATGAAGTAGTTTGTTACTTTTTGGTATAGTTTTCTTCCAGAAGTAATTGAGTAGCTCCCCGCAGACAGATTTCCTTGACAACACATGTTACCCGATTTCATGTGATTCACTTTGAGTCGTGTTGTCTGTGTGTTCGTGGACCATTCGCTTAAAAGTAATCATCGTCACTACCACGCCATTCACCCTCAGTTTTGCATTGCACCTTTCATCCGGATATCACACCTTTTCTTGGCGTTACAATCTTCTGTCTAAGTTGACTTCTCAGATCTAACAAGGGATGAAGGCGTCAAAGTTTTTACTTCATTCAACTTCGTACCATGTAAAAGAAATCTGAAATCAAGgcttgaatgaaaagaaagattgtCCTTTAATTCATGCAATTGTCAGGCAAAAACCAACAGAATAGTACAGTACGCGAAGGTGCGTGTTAGGTTAACTGTGACGACTTATCACGGTTCTTCTCAAGTTGCAACGATCGTCCAGAGTTGTCTCTCTACTGGCCACACGTATCTTCTACATACATGAGTGAGTGTCACTGACTGAAATGTACTGAACTGAACGGAGGGTTATACCAAACGACCAGTTGACGGAGTTGTGTTGGTGTTGCTGAAACATTCAAGGTCAACGTTCTCCTCAAGGTTGAATAAGTCCCAGGCATTGGGCGCAAATTCACCCACTCAAAACGAGTCAGGCCTACGTACGTATTTCAATGATTGAGGGACTGAAGACCACCCACGGTAGAGTAGGTTCTTCATGCAAATAATCGTGATTATTTGCCCCTAATTTGCAAATTGGTTCTCGTGAATCTTGTCCTAAAGAGTATGTTTAGGCCCTCCCATTGTACCCCTGGGTAAACTAACGGGTCCGTGATACATAATAGTATTGTTTCCTGGTGGCCAACAAGAGGTTTTGGTTGATTTATtccaaaaatgccaacaatCTGTCTATCCAGTCACACATCAATGGTTTTAGTTATAGAAtacttttcaaattcttctGACGAATTGGCTCAACCTTTTCATGCATGTAAGAAGTATTGATCATCCTCGATCAGGTCACTGGCAATGCGGAAGTTTAAAGAGAACccgttttttttcctcgtctGCACATGAACTGAGGTGATGGAAGACGTATTTTCGATCGGTCCAGCCCTCGGCAAAGTGGACTGGTCAAGTCTAACGGGTATGGAATGGCAGTTTGCTCTTTGCTCTCAGACTGACCCTACTTGAGTTGAATGAGGAGACAGGTTTGTCTATTTTTGGGCCAGTTAGTCCAGGCCTTTCTAAACTCGTTCGACCTCAGCTATCATCTGTCTATTTAGGAATCCAGCAATTGGAAGTACGGGGATTTGACAGAGGTCATCGTTTTTTGCAACATGAGTATTAAATTTTTGACTGCAGGTAAGTGTGAATTTCGCCGGAAATGAGAGATCTAGTTGAGCGAATTAGTCAAGGAATAGCGACAGTGCATGAACAAGAAGACTTCCGTTTTCGCCAttctcaagatttttttttctaacaagGAAATCAATCTGGAAAAGGGGGGCCTTTGTTTTTGTCCATTGTTTGGGTCTCAGGCCTAGCTCGGTTTGTGGTCTCTCAAATTCCAATCTCGATTGCAAGCGGCATGATGATCTCTTCAGCTTCATCTTTCTGTCGGCGAGCGACTAAGTTTCTGGCATCCGACAAATGTTTCCTGTTCAGGGCGTGGGATGAGGACGATTTCCTTCCTGATTATTAgcagatcatcatcatcgtacGCAGTATACGCAGTGTGGCACCAACCACTCAGGAACTACGTATCGGAAAGACGTGCTATGAACAAAAAGTGTCTCAACTCTCAATCCGTAAAGGCGGAGCGTGAGTGCATTCCTCAATCATCCTCTCACCCTGTCTCGAGACACTTCGTCAAGAGTGTTTCAAGGTTGCAACAACGGAGTTGTCAAAGGATCAAGCTAGATGAAGCTATGGATCTCGACTGCATCTGATTGGATCCTATATATACATTGTGTGTTCTATTTACTTTTCCAACTTCGGTCTCAGACAGGAGCACGTCTGAGAAGTTGGCTTGATTTAGTCATTATGGTTCGGACTAATCTCCATTCTTACCCATTGCATCCGACTGAATGATCCCATCATGGTTAAATTTGGAATGCGTGTCTCTGAAACTTATCACTTTCACTGGatcatgaaaattgattttcgcCTCAGTCCCAAGATAATCTGATCATGGAATTCGGAATAATTGGACGAGCACTGATGGGCGAGTTGTCATCACATGTTCTTGGTTAGAAGGCTTAATAAGAGAACGAATTATTCAGCCATTCACCATATCACCTTCCGACTACTGTCAACCGAGACCAACAACTAAAGCCAATTCGTGCCAGCGAGAGCCTACTACTCGATCTCATGACAAGAGGAGAAGACGGATCCCTTCAAGGGATTGAGTTGGTGTTGCTTCGGACAAGTTGTGCGTCAATCCTGCGTCAGCCGGTCGTtctctcgttcgttcgttctatCTGCGTACGAACAGAGTGCATGCGGAGTACAGTACTTACATGTATAGACCACGTGCATACCTACTCACACGCAAAGCCCTTCTTCCCGTTTGTGCCACAAAGCATGCAGGGGggaaaagatgaatgaaatatgccACAAAATAGTCAAGCACTCCCTCCCCGTCCACACCTTGTGGTTATAACGCATTTTTAAAGTCAGAGGAAGCGGTGAAGTATTCATAAAGACCCAAGAAGAGGAGGTTTTAGCATTTTCCACATGAATAAGTGCATACATTTTGCCAGTAGGAATATAGTGAGTACCGTTTTCAATTGCTGGAATGTGCTATTGAACGGTCTTAGTTCAATCCACTGTAtacttaaaaaatatttttccattccatgTAATAACAATTTGACGACCATACAATAATGATTTAGATACTAAATGGAATAACAGGTATGTTGAATATTTCTCCACCTGGTCAGTTGATACGGCTCCATTTGGTTTTGGTATGAAGAGGAGCCAGACCTTGTTTACCTTTTTAATCTAGGCTTGGCAATGAAATCTTGAGGAAAGGGTGAACCGGACGTGCCATGTCTCCTTGATCTTTTGGACAAGCAATCtttccaagaaaatgaagtCCTGGTGGCACTTCACTGAGGTACAAACTTCTAtgaatatggactgtgaacgagtctcccgccaaatcggcctgctcttggtcatagcaactcttGAGCCGCGTTTCGAATATTTCATAAGATAAGGATTGAAGATCTCTTCGGTTAAATGGAGAGCActttcatatcatttacttataaaatggttgatttcaaagttatattttgaaagcttatgtaggtgatcaagagcaggccgagATTTCGAATTTTGTGTGGTGTTCACTTTATAACTTTTAACTTATAACACTTT
This window harbors:
- the LOC131885867 gene encoding uncharacterized protein LOC131885867 isoform X1, yielding MCFNFRSKANNVQKEFFPSAVFLVLQVILLLTLIVSAIEGFNLGTIFGTKFTRSRKHYPIDPEKPVADRYLYSKRYGHYGKDLIHQLSFGHHYASTDVIPTGHQRKPLPVIVPYGFPVIAPFGTEGFDLGRAKRRSRDRDEERRRDRQKKGLE
- the LOC131885867 gene encoding uncharacterized protein LOC131885867 isoform X2, yielding MMGSFSRMQWVILLLTLIVSAIEGFNLGTIFGTKFTRSRKHYPIDPEKPVADRYLYSKRYGHYGKDLIHQLSFGHHYASTDVIPTGHQRKPLPVIVPYGFPVIAPFGTEGFDLGRAKRRSRDRDEERRRDRQKKGLE